In a genomic window of Struthio camelus isolate bStrCam1 chromosome 16, bStrCam1.hap1, whole genome shotgun sequence:
- the LOC138061253 gene encoding CLOCK-interacting pacemaker-like, producing MPAETPVAGSPGAPAEEDAAAAAATTRSPPGTTPTRKAPPEKMGSGSESARRPPRPAGSESEKDSGFSDASSEYLSALEQTDTEEVPKRRATRAPLQRLGRPFASLAPVYIVKNVLLKQPLADSSDAQLAAWSGRPSPEPAQGRGRLLVLQQPVPAAALAPSLPDPKRQSKDTYLPILNAYPKIAPHPGRPRRVGSTKRYRPDESWEAATPVGEGGGGKDGEAETGSLSKAPGKAVSSAGKQRRFRNTVEILRRSGLLGITLRTKELLRQNGSTQRELAELREHARLLGEAVRSNDAGAWARLQRAVSLTAAYWARRGVTGVESAEADEAGPATDFGDGETAASLGSDAAALP from the exons ATGCCCGCGGAGACGCCGGTGGCCGGGAGCCCGGGGGCACCCGCCGAGGAggacgctgctgccgccgccgccaccacccggAGCCCCCCCGGAACGACCCCGACCCGCAAGGCCCCCCCGGAAAAGATGGGATCCGGCAGCGAGAGCGCCCGGAGACCCCCGCGCCCTGCCGGCAGCGAGTCCGAAAAGGACTCCGGCTTCTCag ACGCCAGCTCCGAATACCTGAGCGCGCTGGAGCAGACGGACACGGAGGAGGTTCCCAAGCGCCGGGCGACCCGGGCGCCGCTCCAGCGCCTCGGCCGCCCCTTCGCCAGCCTCGCCCCCGTCTACATCGTCAAAAACGTCCTGCTCAAGCAG CCGTTGGCAGACTCCTCGGACGCTCAGCTGGCGGCTTGGAGCGGCCGCCCGTCTCCGGAGCCGGCGCAGGGTCGAGGTCGGCTCCTCGTCCTCCAGCAGCCGGTGCCGGCGGCCGCTCTCGCGCCTTCGTTGCCGGACCCTAAGAGACAAAGCAAAGACACCTACCTACCCATCCTCAACGCCTATCCCAAAATCGCGCCGCATCCCGGCCGACCCCGGCGCGTCGGCTCCACCAAACGCTACCGCCCGGATGAAAGCTGGGAAGCGGCAACTCCGGTCGGAGAAGGAGGCGGCGGAAAGGACGGCGAAGCGGAGACGGGGTCGCTTTCGAAAGCGCCCGGGAAAGCAGTTTCGAGCGCGGGGAAGCAGCGACGTTTCCGCAACACGGTGGAGATCCTGCGGCGCTCGGGGCTGCTGGGCATCACGCTGCGCACCAAGGAGCTGCTGCGGCAGAACGGCAGCACGCAGCGGGAGCTGGCCGAGCTGCGGGAGCACGCTCGCCTGCTCGGCGAAGCCGTGCGGAGCAACGACGCCGGCGCCTGGGCTCGCCTGCAGCGCGCCGTCAGCCTCACCGCCGCCTATTGGGCCCGACGCGGGGTGACGGGCGTCGAAAGCGCCGAGGCGGACGAGGCCGGCCCGGCTACGGACTTCGGAGATGGGGAGACGGCGGCGTCGCTCGGGTCGGACGCGGCGGCTCTGCCGTAG
- the ERCC1 gene encoding DNA excision repair protein ERCC-1 encodes MEAAAGAPSPEGKRKRFTLRPDDPAGAPVPSLFKPSAASDPPEKPPEPTPSGPGTFSYAEYVVKQTAAPAPAAAPAGEAATPAGPPSGPGAGGGPGDVAPLPALRPGTKSSSIIVSPRQRGNPVLKFVRNVPWEFGDIVPDYVLGQSTCALFLSLRYHNLNPNYIHERLRRLGRTYALQLLLLQVDVKDPHQALKELAKMCILADCTLILAWSPEEAGRYLETYKAYEQKPADLLKEKVEQDFLSRMTDCLTSVKSVNKTDTVSLLTTFGSLAAVVGASKEDLSLCPGIGPQKAKRLFDVLHEPFLKTPK; translated from the exons ATGGAGGCCGCAGCCGGAGCCCCGTCCccggaggggaagaggaagagattcACCCTGCGGCCGGATGACCCCGCCGGAGCGccg GTGCCATCGCTCTTCaaaccctccgcagcctccgaCCCCCCAGAAAAGCCACCGGAACCGACGCCATCCGGACCGGGGACTTTCTCCTACGCCGAATACGTGGTGAAGCAAACGGCCGCTCCGgcaccggccgcggcgcccgcgggTGAAGCTGCGACGCCCGCGGGACCCCCGTCGGGCCCTGGGGCCGGTGGTGGCCCCGGGGACGTGGCCCCCCTGCCCGCGCTCAGACCGGGCACCAAGAGCAGCAGCATCATCGTCAGCCCGCGGCAG CGGGGCAACCCGGTGCTGAAGTTCGTACGCAACGTGCCCTGGGAGTTCGGCGACATCGTGCCTGACTACGTGCTGGGCCAGAGCACCTGCGCCCTCTTCTTGAG cCTGCGCTACCACAACCTCAACCCCAACTACATCCACGAGCGCCTGCGCCGCCTGGGCAGGACGTAcgcgctgcagctgctgctgctgcaggtcgACGTG AAAGACCCGCATCAAGCCCTGAAGGAGCTGGCAAAGATGTGCATCCTGGCCGACTGCACCCTCATCTTGGCCTGGAG CCCCGAGGAGGCCGGGCGGTACCTGGAGACCTACAAAGCCTACGAGCAGAAACCGGCCGACCTGCTCAAGGAGAAGGTGGAGCAGGATTTCCTGTCCCGG ATGACCGACTGCCTGACCAGCGTCAAGTCGGTGAACAAGACGGACACCGTGAGCCTGCTCACCACCTTCGGG TCGCTGGCCGCCGTCGTGGGCGCCTCCAAGGAGGACCTGTCCCTCTGCCCCGGCATCGGGCCCCAGAAG GCCAAGAGGCTCTTTGACGTCCTGCACGAGCCGTTCCTGAAGACCCCCAAGTGA
- the POLR1G gene encoding DNA-directed RNA polymerase I subunit RPA34 encodes MEEPRRFQCPPGFAAVPPAPPPGLWREALGRPGTELWLIRAPADFQPESLEGCAVPLGGCGRLRGAERRYGLRGTPGRAGSAHLLAPCAPSGRLACAPALRGALTISESFGGLHDVPIPEPEPEPSRKEKKKKKKERVKEEPPEPPEVLTPVKAEPGAERERGTPLLSWPTPREAEEAPEPVAPPKKKKKHKRKRETEDWGQTELPQPRSVEESAE; translated from the exons aTGGAGG AGCCGCGGCGGTTCCAGTGCCCCCCCGGCTTCGCGGCcgtgccccccgcgccgccccccgggctGTGGCGCGAGGCCCTGGGCCGCCCCGGCACCGAGCTGTGGCTCATCCGCGCCCCCGCCGACTTCCAGCCCGAGAG cctggagGGCTGCGCGGTGCCGCTGGGCGGCtgcgggcggctgcggggggccgAGCGGCGCTACGGGCTGCGGGGgacgccggggcgggcgggcagcgcccacctcctggcaccctgcGCCCCCTCGGGCCGCCTGGCCTGcgcccccgccctccgcggcGCCCTCACCATCAGCGAGAGCTTCGGTGGCCTCCACGACGTCCCGatcccggagccggagccggaacCGTCGcgcaaggagaaaaagaagaaaaagaaggagcgGGTGAAGGAGGAACCGCCGGAGCCGCCCGAGGTGCTGACCCCCGTCaaagcggagccgggcgcggagcgggaaCGCGGGACCCCCCTCCTTTCCTGGCCGACGccgagggaggccgaggaggcgcCGGAGCCGGTGGCGCCTccgaaaaagaagaaaaaacacaagcgGAAACGGGAGACGGAGGACTGGGGACAGACGGAgctgccgcagccccgctccgtgGAAGAGAGCGCCGAGTGA
- the PPP1R13L gene encoding relA-associated inhibitor, whose translation MAGQRIQSAQDLLDLTFQSLAMKHMDLKQVELDTAVAKVDELSRQLESLWTDGPGPPAAQPKEPYSPLDTPSRTSSPFGRKNLLSESSELFGSFHGDSPGRPGSPRPSYYLPAEERAPSPRPKVLAVPYEGLVPPSPGGRAPSPRLHRPAGTERPYDFLGFGGSPGRAGSPRSGEGSPSQMFFPERVPSPRPLAPPPYEMHNFYPSMSGGTLTPFRAQDDLVIKRRPQKSWNESDLDVAYEKKPSSSGGYDRAGEGQLGLRQSLGLQLAPWRESSLDGASGQGKDGAYGMHSATLPRNYKVSPLASERRQEGAGRRAGQPGTLPRAWHSAQQPASRIPMPPPSPQGARPPRHKPLPLSMIFKLQNAFWEHGAAGGPRGVPPGPLAFPRSPQKQPQLQGPPVPAPPPAPAGGEGPGRAGPPESVGEAGGEPAAEPELETLLQGAEAEEVARPLSPTRLQPVLPPEAQKVPEFEEVARVLAEMPRPLKRRGSMEQSPGPALPPTHKKQYQQLITRLFHHRPRKDETLPPGLGDAAAPTELLPVTETAPEAKVALPAPAPARHSPPPSLLAFPEPPGSPLASPERRSALRSPSSPRKRPKGRVRLNPLVLLLDAALTGELDVVQQAVAELNDPSQPNDEGITALHNAICGANYNVVDFLIASGANVNSPDSHGWTPLHCAASCNDTAVCVALVRHGAAIFATTASDGSLAVEKCDPYREGYADCYNYLCEVEQSMGVLNSGVVYALWDYSAELDDELSFREGEPVTVLRRDPPEQLDWWWGSLYGHEGYVPKNYFGLFPRVRPQRKKV comes from the exons ATGGCCGGGCAGCGGATCCAGAGCGCCCAGGACCTGCTGGATCTCACCTTCCAGT CCTTGGCTATGAAACACATGGATCTGAAGCAAGTGGAGCTGGACACGGCCGTGGCCAAGGTGGACGAGCTCTCGCGGCAGCTCGAGTCGCTCTGGACCGACGGTcccgggccgcccgcggcgcAGCCTAAG GAGCCCTACAGCCCCTTGGACACCCCGAGCCGCACGAGCTCGCCTTTTGGCCGGAAAAACCTGCTTTCGGAGAGCTCAGAGCTCTTTGGCTCCTTCCACGGTGACTCGCCAGGccgccccggctcgccccggccctcCTACTACCTGCCGGCAGAGGAACGGGCTCCCTCGCCCCGGCCCAAGGTGCTGGCGGTGCCCTACGAGGGGCTGGTGCCAcccagccccggcggccgggccccctcgccCCGGCTCCATCGCCCAGCAGGCACCGAGCGCCCTTATGATTTCTTGGGCTTTGGCggctcgccgggccgggccggttcGCCCCGCTCGGGCGAGGGGTCCCCGTCGCAGATGTTCTTCCCCGAACGGGTGCCGTCGCCccggccgctcgccccgccgccctaCGAGATGCACAACTTCTACCCGTCCATGAGCGGAGGGACCTTGACGCCTTTTCGGGCTCAGG ATGACCTGGTGATCAAACGGCGCCCGCAGAAGAGCTGGAACGAGTCCGACCTGGATGTGGCCTACGAGAAGAAACCCTCCAGCTCGGGGGGCTACGACC GCGCCGGCGAGGGGCAGCTGGGGCTCCGGcagtccctggggctgcagctggCTCCGTGGAGGGAATCGAGCCTGGACGGGGCCAGCGGGCAGGGCAAG GACGGCGCCTACGGCATGCACAGCGCCACGCTGCCCCGCAACTACAAGGTGTCACCGCTGGCCAGCGAGCGGCGGCAGGAGGGCGCGGGGCGACGCGCCGGCCAGCCGGGCACCCTGCCCCGCGCCTGGCACTCGGCCCAGCAGCCCGCCTCCCGCATCCCCatgccgccccccagcccccagggcgcccgccccccccgccacAAACCCCTGCCCCTCTCCATGATCTTCAAGCTGCAAAACGCCTTCTGGGAGCAcggagccgccggcggcccccggggggtcccgccgggccccctcgcctTCCCGCGCTCGCCCCAAaagcagccccagctccaggGGCCGCCggtcccggcccccccgccggcgccggctgGGGGCGAAG ggccgggccgggccgggccccccgagAGCGTCGGCGAAGCCGGCGGCgagccggcggcggagccggagctggagacGCTGCTGCAGGGCGCCGAGGCGgaggaggtggcccggccgctgAGCCCCACGCGGCTCCAGCCCGTGCTGCCCCCGGAGGCCCAGAAGGTGCCCGAATTCGAGGAGGTGGCGCGGGTGCTGGCCGAGATGCCGCGGCCCCTCAAGCGCCGCGGCTCCATGGAgcagagcccggggccggcgTTGCCCCCCACCCACAAGAAGCAGTACCAGCAGCTCATCACCCGCCTCTTCCACCACCGGCCCCGCAAGGACGAGACCCTGCCGCCCGGCTTGGGCGACGCGGCCGCCCCGACCGAGCTGCTGCCCGTCACCGAGACGGCACCCGAAGCCAAGGTGGCCTTGCCCGCCCCGGCACCCGCACGTCACAGCCCCCCTCCGTCCCTCCTGGCCTTTCCggagccccccggcagccccctggccAGCCCG GAGCGGCGCTCGGCCCTGCGCAGCCCCTCCTCGCCCCGCAAGCGCCCCAAGGGCCGGGTGCGCCTCAACccactggtgctgctgctggacgCGGCGCTCACAGGCGAGCTGGACGTGGTGCAGCAGGCCGTGGCCGAG CTCAACGACCCCAGCCAGCCCAACGACGAGGGCATCACGGCGCTGCACAACGCCATCTGCGGCGCCAACTACAACGTCGTGGACTTCCTCATCGCCAGCGGGGCCAACGTCAACTCCCCCGACAGCCACGGCTG GACGCCGCTACACTGCGCCGCCTCCTGTAACGACACCGCCGTCTGCGTGGCCCTGGTCCGCCACGGCGCTGCCATCTTCGCCACCACCGCCAGCGACGGGAGCCTGGCCGTGGAGAAGTGCGACCCGTACCGCGAGGGCTACGCCGACTGTTACAACTACCTCTGCG AGGTGGAGCAGAGCATGGGGGTGCTCAACAGCGGCGTGGTGTACGCACTATGGGACTACAGCGCCGAGCTGGACGACGAGCTGTCGTTCCGCGAGGGCGAGCCCGTCACCGTGCTGCGCCGCGACCCCCCCGAGCAGCTCGACTGGTGGTGGGGCTCCCTCTACGGCCACGAGGGCTACGTGCCCAAGAACTACTTCGGG ctcTTCCCCAGGGTGCGACCACAGCGGAAGAAGGTCTGA